A stretch of DNA from Candidatus Bathyarchaeia archaeon:
AAGGCCAGTTACTGTTCAGTATCTAACCAAACCAGGGGAAAAAGTGCCTGTTCCTGAGAGGTTTAGGGGCAAATTAGCCTATGATAGGGACGCTTGTATTGGTTGTCTTTTGTGTATAAGAACTTGTCCTAGCGGGGTGATAACAGCGACTGTGGAGAAAAAGGTGAAATTTGATGTTGCAAGATGCATGTTTTGTGGGCAATGTGCGGAGATATGCCCGAAGAATGCAATCGCCCTTAGCTCTGAATTTGAAGTTGTAGTAGATAACAAGGAGGAACTGGTCATCCAGTAAGGCTTATTAGAGCTAAAACAGCATTAAATCCAATGGAGCTGGATAAGAGCCTTGTTAAAGCAGCCCCGCGAACTTGTCGTTTTGTTGCTGAGAAAT
This window harbors:
- a CDS encoding 4Fe-4S binding protein, whose product is MPVPERFRGKLAYDRDACIGCLLCIRTCPSGVITATVEKKVKFDVARCMFCGQCAEICPKNAIALSSEFEVVVDNKEELVIQ